Proteins from a genomic interval of Neisseria arctica:
- the tig gene encoding trigger factor has product MSVTVETLENLERKVVLSLPWSSINAETDKRLKQTQRRVKIDGFRPGKAPLKMVESMYGASVQNDVMNEQVQQAFYNVAVSENLKVAGMPRFEGVEEQDDKEAFKVAAIFEVFPEVVVGDLAAQEIEKVTAQVGDAEVDKTIDILRKQRTRFNHVAREAQNGDRVIIDFEGKIDGVPFEGGTSKNYPFVLGNGQMLPEFEAGVVGLKEGESKDVEVNFPEDYHGKDVAGKTAVFTIKLTNVSEPVLPEVDEQFAKALGIADGDVTKMREEVKKNVEREVKRRTQDQTKEAVMEALLKSTEIQLPKVLVDEEAARLAAEMKQNFVNQGMADAANLDLPADMFKEQAERRVALGLILAKVVEENKLEPTEEQIKAVVTDFAESYEDPQEVIDWYFADQQRLQGPTSLAVEANVVDFVLTKAKVTERALSFDEVMGAQA; this is encoded by the coding sequence ATGAGCGTAACTGTAGAAACGTTAGAAAACTTGGAGCGCAAAGTCGTATTGTCTTTACCTTGGAGCAGCATTAATGCCGAAACCGACAAACGCCTGAAACAAACACAGCGCCGTGTAAAAATCGATGGTTTCCGTCCGGGCAAAGCACCATTGAAAATGGTTGAGTCTATGTACGGTGCCAGCGTACAAAACGACGTAATGAACGAACAGGTGCAACAGGCTTTCTACAACGTAGCAGTAAGCGAAAATCTGAAAGTGGCCGGTATGCCCCGTTTTGAAGGCGTGGAAGAGCAAGATGACAAAGAAGCTTTCAAAGTTGCCGCTATTTTTGAAGTATTCCCTGAGGTGGTTGTAGGTGATTTGGCTGCTCAGGAAATTGAAAAAGTAACCGCCCAAGTGGGTGATGCGGAAGTTGATAAAACTATCGATATTTTGCGCAAACAGCGTACCCGTTTCAACCATGTAGCGCGAGAAGCCCAAAACGGCGATCGTGTAATTATTGATTTTGAAGGTAAAATCGACGGCGTACCATTTGAAGGCGGTACTTCCAAAAACTATCCTTTCGTATTGGGTAACGGTCAAATGCTGCCTGAATTCGAAGCCGGTGTAGTAGGTTTGAAAGAAGGCGAAAGCAAAGATGTGGAAGTAAACTTCCCAGAAGATTATCACGGTAAAGACGTAGCAGGTAAAACCGCCGTATTTACTATCAAACTGACCAACGTATCAGAGCCTGTATTGCCTGAAGTAGATGAGCAGTTTGCCAAAGCATTGGGCATCGCGGACGGCGATGTAACTAAAATGCGCGAAGAGGTGAAGAAAAACGTAGAGCGCGAAGTGAAACGCCGTACTCAAGACCAAACCAAAGAGGCGGTGATGGAAGCTTTGCTGAAGTCTACCGAAATCCAGCTGCCCAAAGTATTGGTAGACGAAGAAGCCGCACGTTTGGCTGCGGAAATGAAGCAAAACTTCGTTAACCAAGGTATGGCTGATGCTGCCAATTTGGATCTGCCTGCCGATATGTTTAAAGAGCAGGCAGAGCGCCGTGTAGCTTTGGGTTTGATTCTTGCCAAAGTGGTAGAGGAAAACAAGCTGGAGCCTACTGAAGAGCAAATTAAGGCTGTTGTTACCGATTTTGCGGAAAGCTACGAAGATCCTCAAGAGGTTATTGATTGGTATTTCGCCGACCAACAACGTTTGCAAGGCCCGACTTCTTTGGCAGTGGAAGCCAATGTTGTAGATTTCGTATTGACTAAGGCTAAAGTTACCGAACGTGCTTTGTCGTTTGACGAAGTAA